AAACCAACAGAAAGGGAGGTAGAACAGCAATGAAGAAAGTCATCATCATCGCCACAGCTGTCCTGTTTTGCGCCGGTGTGGGCCTCGGCATCGCCGTTGCCAAGGATGCGCCGGGCGGCGTCATCAACGTGAGCAGCCCCGGTGCGAAGAAGGAGCCCGTACCCTTCGACCACGCCAAGCACAAGGACATGAAGTGCGACCAGTGCCACCACAAGGGCCTGGACGACCCCAAGTGCAGCACCTGCCACACCGTGGAGGGCAAGGACGGCGTCTCCAAGCTCCAGGACGCCATGCACGGCCGGGAGAAGGGCGCCTGCCGG
This Thermodesulfobacteriota bacterium DNA region includes the following protein-coding sequences:
- a CDS encoding cytochrome c3 family protein, which encodes MKKVIIIATAVLFCAGVGLGIAVAKDAPGGVINVSSPGAKKEPVPFDHAKHKDMKCDQCHHKGLDDPKCSTCHTVEGKDGVSKLQDAMHGREKGACRSCHFDEGANKLKCADCHKK